In Natronogracilivirga saccharolytica, the following are encoded in one genomic region:
- the lysA gene encoding diaminopimelate decarboxylase — protein sequence MSKKVIDSVDVDRLLAIAEKWGTPTYVYVEDMIRDRCRKLVNLFSGLPVSWLYAVKANDNPFLLEIISEEQLGFDTVSYEEVLLCRKLGVPAENIFYTENNMTDEEMHGAAREGVVLNFGSLGRLRSYCEQYPGSSCSVRIKPDISDGHHAKVDTGNEDSKFGIRMDLLPEAVALARQHDVSITGIHAHIGSGITEPENLLNEIDILLHAAKGVDSLKFINFGGGLPIPYRSGEEEFALDQFASLAKERLETFLEESGGGISFLFEPGRWIVGPAGVLLTRVNTVKDQGRKKFLGTDTGFNHLLRPALYDSWHEIVNISAAKTAKEEKYNVAGNICESGDILGTDRIMPETRTGDCLAILDAGAYGMTMASHYNRRALPAEILITTKGFHKVIRRRSSADETVDRFLKETGYPVDA from the coding sequence ATGAGCAAGAAAGTTATAGATTCGGTTGATGTTGACAGGCTTCTGGCCATAGCTGAAAAATGGGGGACTCCAACATATGTTTATGTTGAAGATATGATCAGAGACAGATGCCGCAAACTGGTCAATCTTTTTTCCGGATTGCCCGTTTCCTGGCTCTATGCCGTAAAAGCAAACGACAACCCTTTTTTGTTAGAGATCATTTCAGAGGAGCAGCTGGGCTTTGATACGGTCAGTTATGAGGAGGTTCTTTTATGCCGCAAACTGGGAGTGCCGGCTGAGAACATTTTTTATACTGAAAACAACATGACCGACGAAGAAATGCACGGTGCAGCCCGTGAGGGTGTTGTTCTCAATTTTGGTTCTCTGGGACGCCTGCGTTCGTATTGCGAGCAATATCCCGGTTCAAGCTGCAGTGTACGCATCAAACCGGATATCAGTGACGGACATCATGCAAAAGTCGATACCGGCAACGAAGACAGCAAATTCGGGATTCGTATGGACCTGCTTCCGGAAGCTGTTGCCCTCGCCCGGCAGCATGATGTTTCCATAACCGGTATTCATGCTCATATCGGCAGCGGTATTACCGAACCGGAAAACCTTCTGAATGAAATTGATATTCTTCTTCATGCTGCAAAAGGTGTTGACAGCCTTAAGTTCATAAACTTTGGAGGAGGTCTTCCCATTCCTTACCGCTCAGGAGAAGAGGAGTTTGCTTTGGACCAATTCGCCTCTTTGGCAAAGGAGAGGCTTGAAACTTTTCTGGAAGAATCCGGCGGTGGAATATCCTTTTTATTTGAACCGGGACGGTGGATTGTCGGACCTGCCGGAGTACTTTTAACAAGGGTCAACACGGTAAAAGACCAGGGCAGAAAAAAATTCCTCGGAACGGATACGGGTTTTAATCATCTACTGCGTCCTGCACTCTACGATTCCTGGCATGAAATCGTTAACATAAGTGCCGCCAAAACAGCAAAAGAGGAAAAGTACAATGTAGCCGGGAATATTTGTGAAAGCGGTGATATTCTTGGAACGGACCGAATTATGCCTGAAACCCGCACCGGTGATTGTCTGGCGATACTCGATGCAGGTGCATATGGCATGACTATGGCATCCCATTATAACCGGAGGGCATTGCCTGCAGAAATACTGATAACGACAAAGGGTTTTCACAAGGTGATCCGAAGACGCTCCTCAGCGGATGAGACGGTAGACCGTTTTTTGAAGGAAACCGGTTACCCTGTTGATGCATAA
- a CDS encoding penicillin acylase family protein — translation MKSAVKIAILILTAVIVVSALSLYLTYSATVPSLSRSISVSHLNSEVRVDWSDFKVPVIHAADTRDAYVAAGYIHASDRLWQMTRQQYKLEGLHAKKVDPDLLYLDRFYLTMGFGKIARERYENMPSGQKALLEAYAEGVNSFVSQNQNDLPLAFSLSDASPVTWKPWHSIGVHLLWAWKYHQSFWTKPAFHMLHYSDNLDLTALLTGTDASFTNLFGEEPPVIDSMAQHALVQDLLNLTEGISPERTLQSGSGMAFHHAGSRPITGLFTTAESRLELPDQYYKMVYYIADQKIAGMTLPGFPVILHGQNEYASWSVRPDAVDDGDFFSGQLFTDPVETDIDWQRDPSLPGKLSEHLEMDRTIIELKDQNEYHLVTFSSGGRPVIALSEENNRYMAFEWSGFTEVPDFGFYYGLNSASSVDELHDAASGIRVPAVQILYATTAGETGRMHAGNVITDSEPLRVRSSHEMTTREHASAMTTGTALHQNSSGMVYFKENKPSYRLTGDTKSLYSPPGDRADRLVSLTEQSSRDDFERNLRDRWHTDTYSAFAEDLMPAILSSLGSEDPDAETELIVPYLENWNFEFNHNETAATIFELFLYHSAELLYREYLNETGQKMLFRSPNIPVSAVTKIIKTPELWPDDHPHSYNSWIRQAMNMAISYLSENHGAEPHDWQWGNVIRRTFEPALYTATTNRVRSARLAENNLFNPGMTQTTGASHSLLSSSINFAPPFTANSATTALQIILQEPENHYYSILSTGQSGNIFSDFYKDQFLLWKDNRIKPESFGINYQDDQIRHRQLLKP, via the coding sequence ATGAAATCTGCGGTAAAGATTGCAATACTGATTCTGACAGCTGTGATTGTTGTATCCGCTTTGTCCCTTTACCTTACCTATTCTGCAACTGTACCATCTTTATCCCGCAGCATTTCGGTCAGCCATCTGAACTCGGAAGTCCGTGTCGACTGGAGTGATTTCAAGGTTCCTGTTATCCACGCTGCAGATACCCGTGATGCATATGTTGCAGCAGGATATATCCATGCCAGTGACCGGCTCTGGCAAATGACCCGTCAGCAATACAAACTTGAAGGACTCCACGCAAAAAAAGTAGACCCGGACTTGCTGTATCTTGACCGGTTTTATCTGACAATGGGTTTCGGCAAAATTGCCAGAGAGCGTTATGAGAACATGCCATCCGGGCAGAAGGCACTTCTGGAAGCTTATGCTGAAGGTGTAAACTCTTTTGTCAGTCAGAATCAGAATGATCTCCCACTGGCCTTTTCTCTCAGTGATGCCAGTCCGGTTACATGGAAACCATGGCATTCCATCGGAGTGCATTTACTCTGGGCCTGGAAGTATCATCAGTCATTCTGGACAAAGCCCGCTTTTCACATGCTGCACTATAGCGACAACCTTGATCTGACGGCACTTCTGACGGGTACCGATGCATCTTTCACGAACCTGTTCGGTGAAGAACCACCCGTTATTGACAGCATGGCGCAACATGCACTTGTTCAGGATTTGCTGAATCTGACGGAAGGTATTTCACCGGAAAGAACCTTGCAATCCGGTTCCGGCATGGCTTTTCATCACGCAGGCTCCCGACCGATTACAGGCCTGTTTACAACCGCTGAATCGCGGCTTGAATTGCCTGATCAGTACTATAAAATGGTCTATTACATTGCTGATCAAAAAATCGCGGGAATGACCCTGCCGGGTTTCCCCGTGATTTTGCATGGACAAAATGAGTATGCTTCCTGGAGTGTGCGTCCTGATGCTGTTGATGACGGCGACTTTTTTTCCGGTCAGCTGTTTACTGATCCGGTAGAAACAGATATTGACTGGCAAAGAGACCCGTCGTTGCCCGGCAAGCTTTCAGAACACCTTGAAATGGACCGGACTATTATTGAGTTAAAAGACCAGAACGAATACCATCTGGTCACATTTTCCTCTGGTGGCCGGCCGGTTATTGCGCTATCAGAGGAGAATAACCGGTATATGGCCTTTGAGTGGAGTGGCTTTACTGAAGTACCTGATTTTGGTTTCTATTACGGGCTGAACAGCGCATCTTCTGTTGACGAGCTGCACGATGCGGCAAGTGGCATACGTGTGCCGGCCGTCCAGATTCTGTATGCCACAACTGCCGGCGAAACCGGCAGAATGCACGCCGGGAACGTGATTACGGATTCAGAACCGCTCAGGGTCCGCAGTTCGCATGAGATGACAACACGGGAACATGCCAGCGCAATGACCACAGGAACGGCCCTACATCAAAACTCATCCGGGATGGTCTATTTCAAAGAAAATAAACCCTCATACCGGCTGACTGGTGATACCAAATCCCTGTATTCCCCCCCCGGGGACCGGGCGGATCGGCTTGTCTCGTTGACCGAACAGTCATCCCGGGATGATTTTGAGCGAAACCTGAGAGATCGCTGGCACACCGACACATATTCGGCATTTGCCGAAGACCTTATGCCCGCAATTTTATCCAGCCTCGGCTCCGAAGATCCGGACGCAGAGACCGAGCTCATTGTCCCCTATCTTGAAAACTGGAATTTTGAGTTTAATCACAATGAGACTGCGGCAACCATATTTGAATTGTTTTTATATCACTCCGCAGAGTTGCTATACCGGGAATATCTGAACGAAACCGGGCAAAAAATGCTGTTCCGGTCCCCCAATATCCCCGTTTCAGCTGTAACAAAAATAATAAAAACTCCTGAATTGTGGCCGGATGACCATCCTCACTCCTACAACAGCTGGATTCGGCAGGCCATGAACATGGCCATATCTTACCTTTCCGAAAACCATGGTGCCGAACCACATGACTGGCAATGGGGAAACGTCATCCGGCGAACATTCGAGCCTGCTCTTTACACTGCCACAACGAACCGCGTTCGTTCTGCGCGACTTGCTGAGAACAATCTTTTCAATCCCGGAATGACTCAGACCACCGGAGCATCGCATAGCCTGTTATCCTCCAGCATTAATTTCGCACCCCCTTTCACAGCAAATTCTGCTACAACAGCACTGCAGATAATATTACAAGAACCTGAAAATCATTATTATTCGATATTGAGCACGGGGCAGTCAGGTAATATATTTTCAGATTTCTATAAGGATCAGTTTCTGCTCTGGAAGGACAACAGAATCAAGCCTGAATCATTTGGAATCAATTACCAGGATGATCAGATCCGGCACCGGCAGCTATTGAAGCCGTAA
- a CDS encoding glycoside hydrolase family 3 protein → MINLSLKHAASIAGYRLNQFWVVVFTSSIVLFGCSTEKATVNNDHGPEPEAWAHSDNLTPSEDFIEDLMAQMSLREKIAQLFMVAGRGGFYPEGDRGWERMHEAVTRHQVGGVMFFSGRAYEQAIITNKLQKKSTIPLWISQDMEFGAAMRIDEATYLAPAMGIAATQNRNFAYQKGRITAKEAGALGVHQIYAPVLDINNNPLNPVINVRSYSEVADTVAKYGIAFMEGVHDAGLMATAKHFPGHGDTDVDSHVDLPVLPIDYERLTQVELVPFKKAFQAGMKSIMTAHIALPEIALFPDFPATLDPGITSHILRDSLRFEGVVVTDGMGMRGVSNYFDAGDAAVLAIKAGVDQILLSADLEEAINAIELAVISGDIEESRIDASVKRVLEMKMDTGLFSQPQLVDIYELTSKINTREFRRIADAVAESSITLLKNDGNLLPLDGNDFEKVVVVNISDGRRTVNDHITGMLDEKFKRLKSVHIHPGMCSADSLEATETVASSDLVVALSHLAIRTAEEISLDEMVSPMISKLFDTEAPVIAVSLGSPYILGAFDDADVHMLAWSPRERQQVAAGYVLTGAAGAGGKLPVTIPSLYDIGDGIILEAVQ, encoded by the coding sequence ATGATCAACTTATCACTGAAACACGCGGCAAGCATTGCCGGTTATCGTCTGAATCAATTTTGGGTAGTCGTTTTTACCTCAAGCATAGTTCTTTTTGGCTGCAGTACCGAAAAAGCAACTGTAAATAATGATCATGGTCCGGAACCGGAAGCATGGGCACATTCAGACAATCTGACACCATCCGAAGATTTTATTGAAGATCTGATGGCACAAATGAGCCTTCGGGAAAAGATCGCTCAGCTTTTCATGGTTGCAGGCAGAGGCGGCTTTTATCCGGAAGGAGATCGCGGATGGGAAAGGATGCATGAAGCGGTCACCAGACACCAGGTAGGCGGCGTGATGTTTTTTAGCGGAAGAGCCTATGAACAGGCAATTATCACAAATAAGCTTCAGAAAAAGAGCACCATTCCGCTTTGGATAAGTCAGGATATGGAATTTGGTGCTGCAATGAGGATAGACGAGGCGACATACCTTGCACCGGCAATGGGAATTGCCGCAACTCAAAACAGAAATTTCGCTTATCAAAAAGGGCGCATCACCGCAAAGGAAGCTGGTGCACTTGGGGTTCATCAGATCTATGCGCCTGTGCTTGATATTAATAATAACCCGCTGAACCCTGTAATCAATGTACGCTCCTACTCTGAGGTTGCCGATACCGTTGCAAAATATGGCATAGCGTTTATGGAGGGTGTACATGATGCCGGTCTGATGGCCACAGCTAAACACTTCCCCGGACATGGTGATACGGACGTTGATTCACATGTGGATCTGCCCGTGCTGCCCATAGATTATGAACGACTCACACAAGTTGAGCTTGTTCCATTTAAAAAAGCCTTTCAAGCCGGCATGAAAAGCATTATGACTGCCCACATTGCACTGCCGGAAATTGCCCTGTTTCCTGATTTTCCCGCCACACTCGATCCGGGAATCACCAGTCATATTCTTCGTGACTCACTCCGGTTTGAAGGAGTTGTAGTGACCGATGGAATGGGGATGCGGGGTGTCAGCAATTACTTCGATGCGGGCGATGCTGCAGTTCTGGCCATTAAAGCGGGAGTTGACCAGATATTGCTTTCCGCGGATCTTGAAGAAGCCATCAATGCCATCGAACTGGCTGTCATTTCGGGCGATATCGAAGAGAGCCGGATTGATGCTTCCGTTAAAAGAGTACTTGAAATGAAAATGGATACCGGGCTGTTTTCACAGCCTCAGCTAGTGGACATTTACGAGCTGACTTCCAAAATAAATACCCGGGAATTCAGAAGGATTGCTGATGCCGTTGCTGAGAGCTCAATAACCTTGCTGAAGAACGATGGCAACCTGCTGCCCCTGGACGGTAACGATTTTGAAAAAGTTGTTGTAGTAAATATCAGTGACGGACGCCGCACTGTGAATGATCATATTACAGGAATGCTTGATGAAAAATTCAAACGCCTGAAAAGCGTCCATATTCATCCCGGCATGTGTTCCGCAGACAGTCTTGAAGCCACAGAAACCGTCGCATCATCTGACCTTGTTGTCGCATTGTCCCATCTTGCGATACGCACTGCTGAAGAGATCAGTCTTGATGAGATGGTGAGTCCGATGATAAGCAAACTGTTTGATACAGAGGCTCCTGTAATTGCAGTTTCACTTGGATCGCCCTACATACTTGGCGCTTTTGATGATGCCGATGTACATATGCTGGCATGGTCACCGCGCGAACGGCAGCAAGTCGCTGCGGGTTATGTATTAACAGGTGCAGCAGGTGCCGGCGGGAAACTGCCCGTAACCATCCCATCACTGTATGACATCGGTGACGGGATCATACTTGAAGCCGTTCAATAA
- a CDS encoding cytidine deaminase, with amino-acid sequence MQSYNWSLFKKRSYSPYSGRTNVCMIAGESGKYYPGVRLENISFPLSIDPIQTAIFSCLSEADKPKTLLAPPDSSGQAEKETEEDLKNWRHLFDLEIQLVDDHELPDPSLLFATAEDAQTSQSRLSELTKQCIIPFSGFPVTALLKTDKGVYSGVNIELSEWQKGLCAERVAISKAVASGAGILEYIHVYAPQSDYVSPCGACRQVISEQMEQGVVMLQHNETESSRFHISDLLPYQFRAGNLNMNKDQ; translated from the coding sequence ATGCAATCATACAACTGGAGTTTATTTAAAAAACGCTCGTACTCCCCCTACTCCGGGCGTACCAATGTGTGTATGATCGCTGGTGAATCGGGTAAATATTATCCGGGTGTGCGGCTTGAAAACATCTCTTTTCCATTGTCAATTGATCCTATTCAAACTGCGATTTTTTCGTGCTTGAGCGAAGCCGATAAACCAAAAACGCTTCTTGCTCCTCCCGACTCGTCAGGACAAGCTGAAAAAGAAACTGAAGAAGATTTGAAAAACTGGCGCCATCTTTTTGATCTGGAAATTCAACTGGTTGATGATCATGAACTTCCGGACCCGTCCCTGCTGTTTGCAACAGCAGAAGATGCCCAAACAAGTCAGAGCAGGCTATCAGAGCTCACTAAACAATGTATTATACCTTTTTCAGGATTTCCCGTAACGGCTTTGCTCAAAACGGACAAGGGCGTTTACTCTGGAGTAAACATCGAACTTTCGGAATGGCAAAAAGGATTGTGCGCCGAACGGGTAGCTATTTCAAAAGCAGTTGCTTCAGGGGCCGGTATCCTGGAATACATACATGTTTATGCACCTCAAAGTGATTATGTAAGCCCATGCGGTGCATGCCGCCAGGTCATAAGCGAGCAGATGGAACAGGGTGTTGTTATGTTGCAGCATAATGAAACCGAATCATCCAGATTCCATATATCCGATCTGCTCCCCTATCAGTTCCGGGCCGGAAATCTCAACATGAATAAAGATCAGTGA
- a CDS encoding histone H1: MNRFSEIKSLVDELEVDMEKFYSKNNKTAGTRARKLLQDLKKLAQEVRIDIQEKKKD, from the coding sequence ATGAACAGATTCAGCGAAATAAAATCTTTGGTTGATGAGTTAGAGGTGGATATGGAAAAGTTCTACAGCAAGAATAATAAAACTGCTGGAACACGTGCACGAAAACTTCTGCAGGATCTGAAAAAACTGGCTCAAGAGGTCCGCATTGATATTCAGGAAAAAAAGAAAGACTGA
- a CDS encoding M20/M25/M40 family metallo-hydrolase, producing MTFDKKCAAFLEDLLVTPSPAGFEKAGQQVWVDYLRPVADHIETDAYGSAAAHIHVNPDAATVMLEAHCDEIGMIVQYVDESGYIYINRVGGSDPSIARARKVFIHSRDGIVSGIIGHTAIHLQEKEQNKSPKWSDLFIDIGASNREEVLGMIQIGDPVTLAEQFEFLSDDIITGRALDNRIGGFVLANVVEMLQQSKDKLKVNVIALNAVQEEIGGFGARMMTYRYEPDVAIVTDVTHATDSPGINQKKHGMVKLGKGPVINHGGANHPKVMYHLEKAAEDRGIILQREATGARTGTDTDSIFYQKKGVPSGLISLPLRYMHTPVEMISIEDVLQTTMLLTQSVMNMDAGQKFSVFD from the coding sequence ATGACCTTTGATAAAAAATGTGCTGCTTTTCTGGAAGATCTTCTTGTTACACCGAGCCCCGCTGGTTTCGAAAAAGCCGGACAGCAGGTTTGGGTAGATTACCTCCGTCCGGTCGCTGACCATATTGAAACAGATGCCTACGGTTCCGCTGCGGCACATATCCATGTAAACCCGGATGCTGCAACCGTAATGCTGGAAGCTCATTGTGATGAAATAGGCATGATTGTCCAGTATGTTGACGAATCCGGATATATATATATAAACAGAGTCGGCGGCAGTGACCCGTCCATTGCAAGAGCGAGAAAGGTGTTTATTCACAGCCGCGATGGTATTGTAAGCGGAATCATTGGTCATACGGCTATTCATTTGCAGGAAAAGGAGCAGAACAAATCTCCGAAATGGAGTGATCTGTTTATAGACATTGGAGCATCAAACAGGGAAGAAGTTCTGGGAATGATTCAGATAGGAGACCCGGTGACGCTTGCTGAGCAATTTGAGTTTTTATCAGACGATATCATAACCGGTCGTGCACTGGATAACCGAATCGGAGGGTTTGTCCTCGCAAATGTTGTTGAAATGCTTCAGCAGTCCAAAGATAAGCTCAAGGTCAATGTCATTGCACTTAATGCCGTACAGGAGGAAATTGGAGGCTTTGGAGCCCGGATGATGACGTACCGGTATGAGCCGGATGTTGCCATAGTTACTGATGTTACGCATGCAACCGACAGTCCGGGGATAAATCAAAAGAAACATGGTATGGTCAAGCTGGGCAAGGGTCCGGTTATAAATCATGGTGGCGCCAACCATCCCAAAGTTATGTATCATCTGGAGAAAGCGGCGGAAGACAGGGGGATTATCCTGCAAAGAGAAGCAACTGGCGCACGAACCGGCACCGATACGGACAGTATATTTTACCAGAAAAAAGGCGTTCCCAGCGGACTGATTTCGTTGCCGCTGCGGTATATGCATACCCCTGTGGAAATGATATCAATTGAGGACGTTTTGCAAACCACGATGCTTTTGACACAGTCTGTGATGAATATGGATGCCGGACAGAAGTTTTCGGTTTTTGATTAA
- a CDS encoding HD domain-containing protein encodes MDKSTQYKIFTDPVHGFVSVPKGLVLKLLDHPYVQRLRRIRQLGLANTVFPGAEHSRFSHALGALGLMQRVLNHLRERDTTITYNEFESTLAAILLHDIGHGPFSHTLEKSIIGNAHHEKLTLLLMEELNRQFEGQLDTAIRIFTNRYPKVFLHQLISSQLDIDRLDYLRRDSMFTGVLEGSIGIDRIIRTMRVHQGNIVIDKKGIYAIENYIVARRLMYMQVYLHKTVLGGDKLLIAILNHARRLLQRNEPLPFYSPALEFFISQRRNNTEMVSRKMLDMFTRLDDNDIILTLKYWQHHDDPVLSDLCRRFLDRDFFRTTFLDKKPTDKQLKKWKQDTSGVLEKMGMPSDSDTVSSYFFYDFSQSEAYKYKNDGIWILNDDVAVEFSRASDNQHILALTKPVIKHYVVHLKNVPLN; translated from the coding sequence ATGGACAAATCCACACAATACAAAATATTTACTGATCCGGTACACGGTTTCGTAAGTGTCCCGAAAGGACTTGTCCTTAAGCTTCTGGATCATCCCTATGTCCAGAGGCTGAGACGCATTCGTCAGCTTGGTCTGGCAAACACCGTGTTTCCCGGAGCAGAACACTCCCGTTTTTCCCATGCACTCGGAGCCCTGGGTCTGATGCAGCGCGTTTTAAATCACCTTCGGGAAAGAGATACTACCATAACCTATAATGAGTTTGAAAGTACTCTGGCCGCAATACTACTTCACGACATCGGACACGGTCCCTTTTCTCATACGCTGGAAAAAAGCATCATCGGCAATGCTCATCATGAGAAACTGACCCTCCTGTTGATGGAGGAACTCAACCGGCAGTTTGAGGGTCAGCTTGATACTGCAATCCGGATTTTTACCAACCGGTACCCCAAGGTGTTCCTGCATCAGCTAATCTCGTCTCAACTTGATATTGACAGGCTCGACTATCTTCGCCGGGACAGCATGTTTACAGGTGTACTTGAGGGATCGATAGGCATAGACCGGATAATCCGCACAATGCGGGTTCACCAGGGCAATATTGTCATTGACAAAAAAGGAATTTATGCCATTGAAAACTATATTGTTGCCAGGCGCCTGATGTATATGCAGGTTTATTTGCATAAAACCGTTCTGGGCGGTGACAAATTGCTTATTGCCATACTAAATCATGCGCGCCGGCTGTTACAAAGGAATGAACCCTTACCGTTCTATTCTCCTGCCCTGGAGTTTTTCATTTCGCAAAGGCGGAACAATACCGAAATGGTGAGCCGAAAGATGCTGGACATGTTCACCAGGCTTGACGATAATGATATCATTTTAACCCTTAAATACTGGCAGCATCACGACGACCCGGTCCTTAGCGATCTTTGCAGGCGTTTTTTAGACCGTGATTTTTTCCGTACGACATTTCTTGACAAAAAACCCACAGACAAACAGCTGAAAAAATGGAAACAGGATACATCCGGAGTACTTGAGAAAATGGGCATGCCTTCGGACAGTGATACCGTATCGTCATACTTTTTTTATGATTTCAGCCAAAGCGAAGCATATAAATATAAAAATGATGGTATCTGGATACTCAATGATGATGTAGCCGTTGAGTTTTCAAGAGCATCTGACAATCAGCATATTCTGGCTCTGACCAAACCCGTCATAAAACATTATGTGGTTCATCTCAAAAATGTACCTCTGAATTAA
- a CDS encoding M1 family metallopeptidase: MKRSIRKTIVQQKPVFNLNLSLFLIQLVLLLQPCLTFSDVPVTQSLEVYENNILDSGGPLLAEQAAVNIEYYDINLSVDPSDSSISGYVTAHAGIIDNLDTYVAHLDSVFEVSKVEITDSQGKRHASGFEHTDGLVIVTLPEKKEIGGHLEVAIFYSGKPRPAPNPPWEGGFTWSESKSGLPWIGVSCQVNGADIWLPVKDHPSDRPDSVSLRITVPDGLTVLSNGVLRSEESTDNNRTVFHWVTNHPVSNYALTINIGPYEKLSSEFTSVTEEQFPVNLWVLPENKSKAKALLDQAEEHLAFFEKLLGPYPFRSEKYGIAEAPFFGMEHQTLIAYGAGFTNDTVFDTGSDFDDLHHHELAHEWWGNLITAYDWKDFWIHEGFATYMQPLYAEHLHGREQYDYFMERLYQRIENNIAVAPLKSRSTREMYDGRDIYMKGAWILHSLRYLTGDENFKKILRTMLYPDPELAGQSRPAPSRFTDTSEFIEIVASVTGKSLDWFFESYLRHPELPGLNSKVEGDSLYLSWSAPGEQEFKMPVEVFDGNTEQTIIPPMKEHGEKAVFIKDHSKYRIDPGRQVLRSEMYADD, translated from the coding sequence ATGAAAAGGTCAATTCGAAAAACCATAGTTCAGCAAAAGCCGGTATTTAACCTGAACCTGAGTCTGTTTTTGATACAGTTGGTGTTGTTGCTGCAGCCCTGCCTGACATTTTCAGACGTGCCGGTAACCCAGTCATTAGAGGTATACGAAAACAATATACTGGACTCGGGCGGGCCGCTGCTGGCAGAACAAGCCGCTGTCAATATTGAGTACTATGATATCAATCTTTCTGTAGACCCCTCGGACAGCAGTATCTCCGGGTATGTTACGGCACATGCCGGTATTATTGACAATCTGGATACCTATGTAGCGCATCTCGATTCTGTTTTTGAAGTCAGTAAAGTAGAAATAACTGACAGTCAGGGGAAAAGACACGCTTCCGGTTTCGAACACACAGACGGGCTGGTCATTGTCACTCTTCCGGAAAAAAAAGAGATTGGCGGTCATCTTGAGGTCGCCATTTTCTATTCCGGAAAGCCACGTCCGGCACCGAATCCACCCTGGGAGGGTGGGTTTACATGGTCGGAGTCAAAATCCGGCTTGCCATGGATAGGGGTTTCCTGCCAGGTGAACGGGGCGGATATATGGCTCCCTGTGAAAGATCATCCGTCGGATCGCCCTGACTCGGTATCGCTCAGGATCACGGTTCCGGACGGTCTTACGGTTCTTTCGAATGGTGTTTTACGCTCAGAAGAGAGTACAGATAACAACCGGACGGTATTTCACTGGGTTACTAACCATCCTGTAAGCAATTATGCATTAACCATAAATATCGGCCCATACGAAAAACTTTCAAGTGAGTTTACCAGTGTTACTGAAGAACAATTTCCTGTAAATTTATGGGTTTTGCCGGAAAACAAGAGTAAAGCAAAGGCATTGCTGGATCAGGCTGAGGAGCATCTCGCTTTTTTTGAAAAGCTGCTGGGTCCGTATCCCTTTCGCAGTGAAAAATACGGTATTGCCGAGGCTCCATTTTTTGGCATGGAGCATCAGACCCTGATAGCATATGGTGCGGGCTTTACAAACGATACCGTTTTCGATACCGGCTCGGACTTTGATGATTTGCATCATCATGAACTCGCACATGAGTGGTGGGGAAACCTGATTACTGCTTATGACTGGAAAGATTTCTGGATTCATGAGGGTTTTGCAACCTACATGCAGCCATTATATGCCGAACATTTGCACGGAAGAGAGCAGTACGACTATTTTATGGAACGACTGTATCAGCGCATTGAAAACAATATTGCAGTGGCACCACTGAAAAGCAGAAGCACCAGAGAGATGTACGATGGAAGGGATATCTACATGAAAGGTGCCTGGATTTTGCATTCCCTGCGATATCTCACCGGAGATGAAAATTTCAAAAAAATACTGAGAACCATGCTGTATCCTGATCCGGAACTTGCCGGACAAAGCCGTCCTGCTCCGTCCAGATTTACAGATACATCGGAATTTATAGAAATTGTCGCTTCAGTTACGGGTAAGTCTCTGGACTGGTTTTTTGAATCCTATCTGAGGCATCCGGAGTTGCCCGGGCTCAACTCAAAGGTGGAAGGTGATTCACTTTATCTCAGCTGGTCCGCTCCCGGCGAACAGGAATTTAAAATGCCGGTTGAAGTTTTTGACGGAAACACTGAACAGACAATTATTCCCCCGATGAAGGAGCATGGCGAAAAGGCGGTTTTTATAAAAGATCACAGTAAATACCGCATTGATCCGGGCAGGCAAGTTCTCAGAAGTGAGATGTATGCCGATGATTAG